One window of the Alligator mississippiensis isolate rAllMis1 chromosome 5, rAllMis1, whole genome shotgun sequence genome contains the following:
- the UPP1 gene encoding uridine phosphorylase 1 — protein sequence MAPGLPDKKKAEDEQSSKKNLIHLCNPHLEQMKEDVLYHFALGTGTQDFPTLFGDVKFVCVGGSPSRMKAFITYVAEELGLRTPGYDHPNICAGTDRYAMYKAGPVLSVSHGMGIPSIAIMLHELIKLLHHAKCSSVTVIRIGTSGGIGLDPGSVVITRQAVDATFKPQFEQLILGKNVIRSTDLDEQLANELMQCSNEIAQFNTVIGNTMCTLDFYEGQARLDGAICSYTEGEKLQYLKEAYDAGVRNIEMESSVFAAMCKLSGIKAAVVCVTLLNRLEGDQINTPHDVLVEYQQRPQKLVGHFIKKYLGKV from the exons ATGGCTCCTGGACTGCCGGATAAAAAAAAGGCTGAGGATGAACAGTCTTCCAA AAAGAATCTCATTCATCTCTGCAACCCTCACCTTGAGCAAATGAAAGAAGATGTCCTGTACCATTTTGCTCTTGGGACTGGTACCCAGGATTTTCCTACCTTGTTTGGAGATGTGAAG TTTGTATGTGTTGGAGGAAGCCCTTCACGGATGAAAGCTTTTATCACCTACGTAGCTGAAGAGCTTGGACTCAGGACCCCTGGCTATGACCATCCTAACATCTGTGCAGGGACTGACCGGTATGCCATGTACAAAGCAGGACCTGTCTTATCAGTTAGT CATGGTATGGGTATTCCCTCTATAGCAATCATGTTACATGAGCTGATCAAACTGTTGCATCATGCCAAGTGTTCCAGTGTAACAGTTATTCGCATTGGCACTTCTGGTGGAATAG gttTGGATCCAGGCTCAGTGGTCATAACCAGGCAGGCTGTAGATGCCACCTTCAAGCCTCAATTTGAACAGCTTATACTAGGGAAGAATGTAATTCGCAGTACAGACCTAGACGAACAGCTAGCTAACGAACTGATGCAGTGTAGTAACGAGATAGCTCAGTTCAATACAGTCATTGGAAATACGATGTGCACTTTGGATTTCTATGAAG GCCAAGCCCGTCTGGATGGTGCAATCTGCAGTTACACTGAAGGAGAGAAACTGCAGTATTTGAAGGAAGCATATGATGCCGGAGTTAGAAACATTGAGATGGAATCGTCAGTTTTTGCTGCTATGTGTAAGCTTAGTGGTATcaaag CTGCTGTGGTGTGCGTCACACTGCTGAATCGACTTGAAGGGGATCAGATCAACACCCCTCATGATGTACTTGTGGAGTATCAGCAGAGACCACAAAAATTAGTGGGACACTTTATTAAGAAGTACCTTGGGAAGGTGTGA